GATGTGGGGAAACGGAGCTAGACTTTCAAAACCTTGAAGGCGGCGGATTTAGTGGAGGCGGGGGCAGGACTTTCCAGCACTTCAAACCCGCACTTGCCGAGGCGGCGCAGGTTGCTGGCGTACACGCCCGTGAGTGTGTCGCGGGTCTTGCGCAGGGTGGGCAGCAGGATGGCAAGCTGTTAGCGCTGCTCATAAGGGTTTTCAGGTCTTTTTCCATCCGGTCGATTAAGGCCTGCATCTTGGCGGTAGTGTCTACAGGTGAAGGCTGCTAGCTGGCGGGCGAAAGCAGTCAGGCAAGCCGTGAGCCGCAACGGAGAATACTCTATCTTAAGGCAAGTTATTGCTAGTGCTATTTCCTGTTCTATGTCCCACTACTCCTCTGCCCTGATTGAATGGCACTTCCGGGGCCACTGCTATACGCCCTTGCACGTGCACTACGCTCTGCGCCAGCCCACCGCCCATACCGGCCAGGTCAGCGCCGAGGTGCGGCTAGCGGGGGTAGACCTCTGGCTGGCCGGCCCCGACCTGCACGGCCCGCCCGCGCAGGAGGTCTACGACTACATGCTCGACCACTACACCCAGCGCAGCTCCCTGGTGCTGGTGCGCCGCCCCACGGGCCAGCCGCTGCGCCGCTTAGCCGTAGAGGATGCCTACTGTACGGGTCTGGTAGAGCACTTCGAGCCCGGCAACGCGGCGGGCTGGCCGGCGCTGGTACTAAAGCTGCACCTCTCGCCCGAGGCCCTGCGCATCAACGAGGTCAAGGTTGAGGCCTTTACCCTGCTGCCGGGCCAGTCCACGCCCCAGCAGCGGGAGCGGGCCCGCACCCCGCCCCAGGAGCTGCCCCCCTCCGCCACTCTGGCCGCCCACTTGCGCCAGGCCGCCTTCACGGGCCTACCCATCCCCGCCCCGGCCGGGCCCACCCACCGCCTAGCCGAGTTGCCGGAGGAGGAGCTGCTGCACACCATGCAACGCCACGGCCTGCCCCCAATGGGCGTCTCGTTGTCGTACTTGCCTTCCGATGAGACACTACGCGCGCTGACGGTGGAATTCGGCGTTGAGTTTGCCGTCATCTACACGCTGGGGCCAAGCAAACGGAAGGGGCACTATACCTTGTATGCGGGTGATGAAGACAGTGTTAGGTTAAATAAAGACCCGAATGAATATCTTCTTAAGCATACTCATCCACGCGGTACTCCTCAGCCGAGTGAGCACGATATTAGGTACTTAAAAGAGCAACAAGCCGTAGGGTCTCGACAGGTTAAATCGGTTATCCTGCCACTTGGCAAAGCCAAAATAAACTTTACAAAAGACTCTCCTTTCATTCCTTCGCAACCGCAGTAACACTATGGATTTGTTAGAAAAAATTGAGCGCAACCGCCATTATTGGGAGGAACCCTCTAAATATGTGTTGGTCAAAACTGTCGACGCTGCTTCTGCTCAGCATGAATATCAACAGTATCTTATTATGGAAGCTGATGATAGACGCTATGTCTTAATCAATGATAATGCTTTAGCGAAGGCAATCATTGAACGCATGATTATGGCCGGTTGCACTATTTATGAAAACATGAAAACCTATGACCAAGCCGTGCCACTAAAGCCAAAGCCCACGGAGTTCAAGCCGTGGTGGTAACCTAGCCTGGCAACGTACAGAACTGGCCGGCGCTGGTGCTCCGGCTGCACCTTTCGCCCGAGACCCTGCGCATCAACGGCGTCCAGGTCGAGGCCTTTACCCTGCTGCCGGGCAAGCCCACGCCTCAGTAGTGAGAATGGGCCCGCACCCTGGCCGTAGAACCGCCCTTTTACGGCCCATCTGCATCAGGCTACTCTTATGTGTACATTTTGCGCCCTTTGGTAGGGTTGGTACGTACCGCTTGGCTGAACCAACAAAGGAAGAACATAATGCACATTGCCGCCGTCACCCTCGTGGTCCGCGACTACGACGAAGCCATACAGTTCTACACCCGGCAGCTCGGCTTCGACTTACTGGAAGATACTGACTTAGGTGAGGGAAAGCGGTGGGTACGGGTGGCGCCCGGTGGGCAGGAGCCAGCCCTGTTGCTAGCCCAGGCCGCCACTGCCGAGCAAGCCGCCTGCATTGGCCGCCAAACCGGGAGCCGCGTCAGCTTCTTCCTCCACACCGACGACTTTGCCCGTGACTATGCCCGGATGCAGGCCCGCGGCGTACAGTTTCTGGAGCAGCCCCGCTACGAAAGCTACGGCACCGTGGTCGTGTTCCAGGACCTCTACGGCAACCAGTGGGACTTGCTGGAGCCTGCCCGTTGAACAAGCATGTAACGCGAAGTTTCACTTCGCGAGGCGTCCGCGCCGTTGGGAGCCGCATCCAGGCGGTATCGTTCTTGCATCTCGCGAAGTGAAATTTCGCGTTACATGCTTGGGCCGTTCTGTACAAGGCCATTCAACGGCCGAGTGCGTGCGACGCGCCCCTACAGCCGTAGCAGCTCCTCGGCGGCACTGAAGGCGGACTGGCGGCCTTCCTGTACGCGCTGCTGCACCTCGGCCAGGCGGGCCTGCACTTCGGGGCGGGCGTAGAAGCGGGTTTCCAGGGCTTCGCGGATGGTTTCGTGCAGCCAGTGCAGGTGCTGCTCCTGGCGGCGGCGCTGGAAGTAGCCGCTCTGCTGGGTGTGCTGCACGTACTGCTCCACCACCTGCCACACCTCGGGCACACCAGCGCCGGTGAGGGCCGACGACGTGGTAACAACGGGACTCCACTGACTGGGGGCCAATGGGAACAGGTGCAGGGCGTTCTGGTACTCGCGGCGGGCCCGGCGGGCGGGCACTTCGTTGGGGCCATCGGCTTTGGTGATGGTCACGGCGTCGGCCATTTCCATGATGCCTTTCTTGATGCCTTGTAGCTCGTCGCCGGCCCCGGCCAGCATCAAAAGCAGAAAGAAATCCACCATGCCGTGCACGGCGGTTTCGCTCTGGCCCACGCCCACGGTTTCGATGAAGATGACGTTGTGGCCGGCGGCTTCGCAGAGCACCAGAGCCTCGCGGGTGCTGCGCGTGACGCCGCCCAGGCTGCGGCCGGCCGGGGAGGGGCGGATGTAGGCCTGGGGATGGGCCGCCAGCTGATTCATGCGGGTTTTGTCGCCGAGGATGCTGCCGCCGCTGCGCTGGGAGGTGGGGTCCACGGCCAGCACGGCCAGGCGCTTGCCCTGCTCCTGCACCAGATGCAGGCCCAGGGCTTCGATAAACGTGCTTTTGCCCACACCCGGCACGCCCGTGATGCCCACCCGCACCGAGCGCCCGGCGTGGGGCAGCACCGCGTCGAGCACCTGCTGGGCCAGCTCCTGGTCGGTGGACAGGGTGCTTTCCACCAGCGTAATGGCTCGGCTCAGCACTACCCGGTTGCCGGCCAGGATGCCCTCACTATATTCGGAAGCGGAAAAGCGTTTGGGCACGAAGCGTTGGAAAATGTGGCGCAAGCTTTAGCTTGCGCCGTGCGCCGAAATAGAAAAAAACCGTTGCAAAGGGTTTGCAGACAGCTACCGGCGCAAGCTAAAGCTTACGCCACATTTTTCGCCATGAAACACTGTGTACTATTGCTGGCGGCTGCGCTAAGCCTACCGCTCACGCTGCGCGCCCAAAACGAGCTGAGCAACTTCACGGCCACCGGCCGCGGGGGCGTGGCCACCACCTTCGCCACCGACTACCAGGCCATCGGCATCAACCCCGCCAACCTGGGCCGGGTGGGCGGAGCCAAGGTGGCCTTCACCATTGGCGAGTTTGGGGTGGGAGCGGGGTCCCAGTCCCTGGAGCGGCGGCAGCTGAACCGTCTGCTGTTTCAGCGTAAAGAAACCCTGACGCCAGACGGCAAGCGGGAGCTGGCCCGCGCCTTTACCTCCGACAACGCCCTGAACCTGAACGCCGACGCCACCACCCTGGCCGTGGCCGTGCAGCTGCCCGTGGTGGGCGGCGTGGCCGTGAGCCACCGGGTGCGCACCACGGCCCACGTGGGCCTCAACCAGAACGCCGCCGAAATTGCCTTTCTCGGCCGCAACGCCCCCATCTACACCAGCGCCTCAGCCGGCAATGTGCCCCTGGTGACGGAAGCCCTGGCCGGCACCGACCTGCAGTTTGCCCTGCTCAACGAGTTCAACCTGGCCTGGGGCACCCGCCTCATCGACCAGTCGTTGTTTCAGCTGTCGGCCGGGGCGGGCTACCGGTACGTGCAGGGCGTGGGCATCATCGACATCCGGGTGCAGCCGGGCAGCCTGCGGGCCTACACGGCTATGTCGCCGGTGTTTGATATCGACTACGGCTCGGTGATGAACAACCCCGGCTTCAACTTCCGGGCCCGCGCCGACGGCCTGCAACCCGTGGGCCGCGGCCACGGCTTCGACCTGGGCCTGGCCGTGGAGGCCGGCAAAGCCCTGCGTCTGGGCCTGGCCCTCACCGACCTGGGCCACATGACCTGGGAAGGCAACCTGCTCACGGCCAACGACCAGAAGCTCAAACGCCTGAACTCGGAAGGCATCGGCAGCTACAACTTCATCCGGGAAGTGGCCGACATCTTCGCCTCCGGCACCGACAGCCTGTTTCAGTACACGCCCGGCCAGGAGCGCCGCGCCAGCCTGCCTACCAAGCTGCGCACCGGCGTGGGTGTGCGCGTAAGCGAGTTTTTCGAGGCCGGCCTCGACGTAACCGTGCCCCTGAACACGGTGGCCGGCAACCTGCCCACCACCTTCGTGGGCGTCGGCGTCGACTACAAGCCCACCAGCTGGGTGCGTCTCAGCTCCGGCCTCAGCGGCGGCGCCGGCTACGGCCTGAGCGTACCCCTGGGCTTCACCATCACCAATCCCATCTACGAAATCGGCATCAGCACCCGCGACGTAGCCGGCCTGCTCACCTCCAAAAATCCCTACCTGTCCGTGGCCGCCGGGTTTCTGCGGTTTAAGCTGGGCGGGAAGACAGAATGAGGCCTCACCCCCCGGCCCCCTCTCCCGCGGAGAGGGGGAGCCTGACGACAAACGTTCGACGCCGCTACGTCGGCTGAGGCCTCCGTACCGGCTTACCGCCCTCAAAAGAAAGCGCAAAGCGCCATTACAGGTTTGTAATGGCGCTTTCCTTTATGTTGATGGTAGCAGTTCCGGAGGCGAAAGCCGAAGGGGCTGCGCAAAACAACTCCGTTAGGCTCCCCCTCTCCGCGGGAGAGGGGGCCGGGGGGGTGAGGCCCTACGGCTCCGTAATGAAATTCGGCAGGCCGAGCTTGCTGCGGCGGCCACCGAGCTTGAGGCCGTCGTCGGTGTAGGTGGCCTGGTCGGAGTTGGGGTTGCGGATGATGCCCAGGCTGGGGTTGTCTTCGCGGGCCACGTAGATGTTGCCATCGGGGGCGCGTTGCAGGGAGCCCACTTTGCGGTTGGCCGATTTGCCGATGACTTTGGCCTGGCCGGTTTTCAGGTCGAACTGGAAGATTTGGGCCTGGCCGCCGCCTTCGCCGTTGCTGGAGCCGTAGAGCTTGGTGCCATCGGGCGAAAACTCCACGCCGTAGGCTTCGGGGTAGGGCGCGAAGGTTTTGACGTTGCGCACCTGACCGGTGGCGCGGTCGAAGTCGAATACCTCATACTTGTTGGCTTCGCGCCAGAGAGCCACGGCCAGCTTGCGGCCGTCGGGCGAGAACTTCATAGCCCCGATGGCGTTGCGGCCCGGCCCGGCGTGCATGGAGCCTACGTTGCTCATAATGGGCTTGGTCTGCACCCCGTCGGCCGTGACGAGGAAGGCCACGAAGGCGTTGGAGTTCCAGCGGTGCGCCACCACCCACACGTCGCGGCCATTCTGGTGGCGCACGGCGGCCAGCTTCTCCGCCACCGGCGAGATGAGCAGTGCATTGGCGCGGGGCACGTCGCCCAGGCCCCGGTCGCGGGTCATGTCCACGATGGAGTAGCGCAGGCCGTTGCTGGTGCCCTGGGCGGCCACCGTAAACACGTAGAACACGTTGCCGCTGCCAGGGTCGGGCACGATGAGGGCGCTCTGGGTGCTGGAGTTGGAGCCCATGAGCTTGCGGCCGTTGGGCATTACCTGGTGCTGGCGGTTGAATACGAACTCGCCGTTGGTGTAAAACAGCAGCTGCCCCTGCTGATTGGTGGCCACCGCCGAGCCTTCGTAGGTGGTCATTTTGTTGGTGAGCAGCGGGGTAGGGGCGCCCCCATCGGCCGGGAACTGCAGCCCCGCCTGCTGCCCAAACAGCCAGATAGACTGCTCCCGCTGGGCCAACGCCGCGCCGGGCAGCAAGAACAGCAAGGCGTACAGTACGCTACGTAAGCGCGTCATAGCAAACAAAAACAAAGGTGTTGGAAGGATGAGATGCAGGCCCTGTAACGGAATTTCGTGCCAAAATAAGGTGCCGAAACCTGGCGGCAGACTTAGCCAGCAGAGCTGGCGCGTCTGCCCGCCGGGGGATGGGGCAAGTCTCCGGACTTGCGGCCGCGCAGTGGCCAGGCGGTACCGCGCCGTATGGCTAGATAGCGAGGACAAAAGATGTAACGCGAAGTTATACTTCGCGACACGGCAGCACAATGCTGGACCGCCCCGCGTGTCCCAAGGCTGAAGCCCTGGGCTACGTAGCGAGACATTTTTTCCGCTGATTAGCTCAGGGCTTCAGCCCTGAGGGCCAGAACGACACCTATGCAACGATGCCCGCGGCAACGCTACATTCAGGCAGGCGGCTCTTACGCTCGATGGCCGCCTGCGGCGGCCGCAAGTCCGGAGACTTGCCCCCATTTCCCGGCGGGCAGACGCGCCAGCTCTGCTGGCTAAGTCTGCCGCCAGACCAGATCTGCCGCCAGAAACGCTATATATCCCACTCGCCCGCCAGCAGGCGCGGAATCAAAGGCTGGATGATGCGGTAGCTGGCACCCCACAGGGCATAGCCGGCGCCTACGCGGTAGAAGGGCACGCGGCGCGGGCCCGGCCAGCCCGGCAGCTGCCACACTTCCTCGGCGTGCGTGGCCGCGTCGGCCAGGTGGCGTAGCGGAACCTCCAGCACCTCGTCGATTTCGGCGGCTTGCCACTGCCAGGCGGCAGGGCGGCGGATGCGGCCCAGGTAAGGCGTGATGCGGAAACCCGTGGGCACGGCCACCGGCGGCAGCGAAGCCAGCACTTCAACGTTGGCGGGCAGCAGGCCAACTTCCTCGTAGGCCTCGCGCAGGGCCGTAGCCAGCAGGTTCTCGTCGGTGGGCTCGGGCTTGCCGCCGGGAAACGCCAATTGTCCGCCGTGCACCCCAAACGCCGCCCGCCGCACCAGCACCACCTGCACGTCGCCGGCGGCGTCGCGGAACACGGGCACCAGCACGGCCGAGTCGCGCAAGTGGCGGGGAATGGGAAAGTCGGCAACCGAAGGTGGAACGAGCATGCCCGCAAAGTACGCCGCCCCCGGCAAACCAGTGCTGCCCTGGTTGTTCAAGGTATTCAGCCAGCAGTTTTCGGGCGGAACGGGCATAACAAAGGGCTTGTCGCCAGACAAGCCCTTTGCAGATACTACCCGTAGAAAAAGCTGCGGGAAGTTAATACAGGTAATCCAGGGCCGTTTTGTCGTTGGCATTGAACGGCCGGTCGTCGTCGGCCCCAATGCAGGACAGCATCCAGGAGTCGGGGTCGGGGCCAACGGCAGTGCCGGGAATGTAGATGGCCCCAACGGTGCTGGCGCCTTCATTCACCGCCTGGCCGCCGCAGCTGTAGCTGCGGTCCATGTAGTCGGTGTGGCGGAAGCCGATGCAGTGCCCGATTTCGTGGGCCAGAACACTGGCAATAGTCCCGGTGGAAATGTCCGGGCCGAAGGCGCGGGAGTTAACGCGAATCAGGTTGAAAGGCTCGCCGCCCGAAGGGAAGCCCGCGGAGGCCAGGTAGTCGCCCGCGCCCCGCAGAATGCGGATGTCGGCGCCGCTGGATACACGCGCGAAGCGTAGTTGTAGGTTTTCCGCGTTATAGCGGTCCAGGGCCACGTCCAGGGCGGTGGTAAAGGAAGCAGGAAACTGGTTGGAAATGCTCACGGTGATAGTGCGCGGCAGGCCCGTTACCAAATTGGTGGTGCGGTACTGCTCGTCCTGGCCCACGCGCAGCAGCTGCACCGTCGGCCGCTGCTGCAAGTTCTGGGCAGTCAATAAAATGTCGCCTTCGACCAGATAGTTGCCGTCTTCGTCGCGCCGTACATTCTGAGTGCTGAACCCCAACTGCCGAATCTGGCTCAGCGTGGCAGCGCTGATTTCCTGGCCGGCGGCAGCTGGTACATTTTCTTTTTCCGTGCAGCCAGCAACGGTCAGGGTGAGGGCCAGGCCAGCGGCCCAGACGGGAAGCATGCGTTTCATCATAATAAGTTGGTTGTAAAAGATGAATGGATGGGGAAAAGCTATGCATATTTTACCTATAACAATAATGTTTGGTACTATTCTTTCACAAGAATCCTATTCTATTGGGAAGTTGCTATTTCAGAGCAAGCCTTACTACCCTCAGACCCCCTAAAACCCGGACTTCCGCTAGCGGCTGACTTCGATACCTTTCACTTTATCTTTACCTACCCCAAGCCACCCCCTTCTCCGCGTGCCTGACTTTTCCGCTTCTGCTGCCCCTGCTGCTTCCTACGACGTGCTGATTGTGGGGGCGGGTCCGGCGGGCACGGCCTGCGCCCTGGCCCTGGGCGGCAGCGGCCTGCGCGTGGCCCTAGTCGATAAGGCCCGCTTTCCGCGCGACAAAGTGTGCGGCGACGCCATTCCCAGCCCGGCCCTCAAGGCCCTGCGCCGCCTCAACCCCCGGTACGCCGACGAGCTGCGCGCCCTCACCGCCGCCCACCGCACCGACATGGCCTGTAGCCGCCTGGCCTCGCCGGCCGGGGCCGAGGTGAGTGTGTACTGGCAAGACCCGGCCTTCAACAGCCCCCGCCTGCACTTCGACCACGCCCTGCTGGAGCTGGTGCGCCGCCACACCACCACGGTAATTCTGGAAGACTGCCCCATCCGAAGCGTGGCCGCCACGGCCGAAGGCGTAGCCGTGCAGCCCGCCACTGGCCCTTCGCTTACGGCCCAGCTGCTCATCGGCTGCGACGGAGCCAATTCGGTGGTGGCCCGGCAGCTAGCGCCCTGGCCCCTCGACCGGTCCCGGCACTGCGCCGCTGTGCGCGCCTACTACACGGGCGTGCAGGACACGCCCGCCACCACCAGCGACTTTGTGTTTCTGAGCCGCCACCGGGCCGGATACTGCTGGGTGTTTCCGGTGGGCGAGGGGCTGTTCAACGTGGGGTTTGGCATGCTCTCCGAGGACATTGCCCGCGAGCAGGTTGATTTGAAGGAAGTGCTGGACGAGGTGCTGGCTACCCACCCGCGGCTGGCTCCGCGCTTCCGCCAGGCCCGGCGTCTGGGCAAGGTGCAGGGTTTCGGGCTGCCCCTGGGCGGAGGGCAGCGCCCCCTCACTGGTCCGCGCACCCTGCTCTGCGGCGACGCCGCCGCCCTCATCGACCCCTTGCAAGGCCACGGCATCGACCAGGCCATCATCAGCGGCTTGCTGGCTGCCGAGCACGCCCGCCGCTGCTGCGCCGCCCGCGACTTCAGCCCCGCTGCCCTGCAACCCTACGCCGCCCACGTGCAGCGCCGCCTGGGCCGCGACCTGGCCCGCCACTACTGGCTGATGCGCCTGCTGGCCCGCGCCCCCTGGCTGGTTGAAGCCGCCTTCAGCGCCGCCCGCCTGCCCGCCCTGCGCCGCTGGCTGGTACGCCTGATGGGGTAGGGAGAGGAACTTCTGGATAGCTGCAAGCCACAAGCTACAAGCTCTTCAAACAGGCTTGCAGCTTGCAGCTTGTGGCTTGCAGCTATCCAGAAGCTACCTTCGCCGCATGAACACTGCTGCCCTACTCGACTTCCTTGCCGACCTTGCCTTGCACAACGACCGGGACTGGTTTCAGGCCCGCAAAGGTACCTACGACGGGTTGCGGCGCGACTTTGAGGCGGCCGTGGGGCGGTGGCTGCCGGAGCTGGCGCGCCTGGACCCCACGCTGGCCGGGCTGGAGGCGCGCCGCTGCATCTTCCGTATCTACCGCGACGTGCGGTTTTCGCGCAACAAAGACCCCTACAAAACGCACTTCAGCGCCTACTTTGCGGCGGGCGGCAAGGCCGGCACCGGGCCGGGTTACTACGTGCAGATTGGTCCAAACGGGCAAACCCTGCTGGCCGGCGGCCTCTACCAGCCCGACCGGGAGCAG
This region of Hymenobacter sp. YIM 151500-1 genomic DNA includes:
- the tssD gene encoding type VI secretion system tube protein TssD; this translates as MSHYSSALIEWHFRGHCYTPLHVHYALRQPTAHTGQVSAEVRLAGVDLWLAGPDLHGPPAQEVYDYMLDHYTQRSSLVLVRRPTGQPLRRLAVEDAYCTGLVEHFEPGNAAGWPALVLKLHLSPEALRINEVKVEAFTLLPGQSTPQQRERARTPPQELPPSATLAAHLRQAAFTGLPIPAPAGPTHRLAELPEEELLHTMQRHGLPPMGVSLSYLPSDETLRALTVEFGVEFAVIYTLGPSKRKGHYTLYAGDEDSVRLNKDPNEYLLKHTHPRGTPQPSEHDIRYLKEQQAVGSRQVKSVILPLGKAKINFTKDSPFIPSQPQ
- a CDS encoding VOC family protein translates to MHIAAVTLVVRDYDEAIQFYTRQLGFDLLEDTDLGEGKRWVRVAPGGQEPALLLAQAATAEQAACIGRQTGSRVSFFLHTDDFARDYARMQARGVQFLEQPRYESYGTVVVFQDLYGNQWDLLEPAR
- the meaB gene encoding methylmalonyl Co-A mutase-associated GTPase MeaB; translated protein: MPKRFSASEYSEGILAGNRVVLSRAITLVESTLSTDQELAQQVLDAVLPHAGRSVRVGITGVPGVGKSTFIEALGLHLVQEQGKRLAVLAVDPTSQRSGGSILGDKTRMNQLAAHPQAYIRPSPAGRSLGGVTRSTREALVLCEAAGHNVIFIETVGVGQSETAVHGMVDFFLLLMLAGAGDELQGIKKGIMEMADAVTITKADGPNEVPARRARREYQNALHLFPLAPSQWSPVVTTSSALTGAGVPEVWQVVEQYVQHTQQSGYFQRRRQEQHLHWLHETIREALETRFYARPEVQARLAEVQQRVQEGRQSAFSAAEELLRL
- a CDS encoding DUF5723 family protein, with the translated sequence MKHCVLLLAAALSLPLTLRAQNELSNFTATGRGGVATTFATDYQAIGINPANLGRVGGAKVAFTIGEFGVGAGSQSLERRQLNRLLFQRKETLTPDGKRELARAFTSDNALNLNADATTLAVAVQLPVVGGVAVSHRVRTTAHVGLNQNAAEIAFLGRNAPIYTSASAGNVPLVTEALAGTDLQFALLNEFNLAWGTRLIDQSLFQLSAGAGYRYVQGVGIIDIRVQPGSLRAYTAMSPVFDIDYGSVMNNPGFNFRARADGLQPVGRGHGFDLGLAVEAGKALRLGLALTDLGHMTWEGNLLTANDQKLKRLNSEGIGSYNFIREVADIFASGTDSLFQYTPGQERRASLPTKLRTGVGVRVSEFFEAGLDVTVPLNTVAGNLPTTFVGVGVDYKPTSWVRLSSGLSGGAGYGLSVPLGFTITNPIYEIGISTRDVAGLLTSKNPYLSVAAGFLRFKLGGKTE
- a CDS encoding YncE family protein; protein product: MTRLRSVLYALLFLLPGAALAQREQSIWLFGQQAGLQFPADGGAPTPLLTNKMTTYEGSAVATNQQGQLLFYTNGEFVFNRQHQVMPNGRKLMGSNSSTQSALIVPDPGSGNVFYVFTVAAQGTSNGLRYSIVDMTRDRGLGDVPRANALLISPVAEKLAAVRHQNGRDVWVVAHRWNSNAFVAFLVTADGVQTKPIMSNVGSMHAGPGRNAIGAMKFSPDGRKLAVALWREANKYEVFDFDRATGQVRNVKTFAPYPEAYGVEFSPDGTKLYGSSNGEGGGQAQIFQFDLKTGQAKVIGKSANRKVGSLQRAPDGNIYVAREDNPSLGIIRNPNSDQATYTDDGLKLGGRRSKLGLPNFITEP
- a CDS encoding NUDIX hydrolase; protein product: MPVPPENCWLNTLNNQGSTGLPGAAYFAGMLVPPSVADFPIPRHLRDSAVLVPVFRDAAGDVQVVLVRRAAFGVHGGQLAFPGGKPEPTDENLLATALREAYEEVGLLPANVEVLASLPPVAVPTGFRITPYLGRIRRPAAWQWQAAEIDEVLEVPLRHLADAATHAEEVWQLPGWPGPRRVPFYRVGAGYALWGASYRIIQPLIPRLLAGEWDI
- a CDS encoding zinc-dependent metalloprotease, which encodes MKRMLPVWAAGLALTLTVAGCTEKENVPAAAGQEISAATLSQIRQLGFSTQNVRRDEDGNYLVEGDILLTAQNLQQRPTVQLLRVGQDEQYRTTNLVTGLPRTITVSISNQFPASFTTALDVALDRYNAENLQLRFARVSSGADIRILRGAGDYLASAGFPSGGEPFNLIRVNSRAFGPDISTGTIASVLAHEIGHCIGFRHTDYMDRSYSCGGQAVNEGASTVGAIYIPGTAVGPDPDSWMLSCIGADDDRPFNANDKTALDYLY
- a CDS encoding NAD(P)/FAD-dependent oxidoreductase yields the protein MPDFSASAAPAASYDVLIVGAGPAGTACALALGGSGLRVALVDKARFPRDKVCGDAIPSPALKALRRLNPRYADELRALTAAHRTDMACSRLASPAGAEVSVYWQDPAFNSPRLHFDHALLELVRRHTTTVILEDCPIRSVAATAEGVAVQPATGPSLTAQLLIGCDGANSVVARQLAPWPLDRSRHCAAVRAYYTGVQDTPATTSDFVFLSRHRAGYCWVFPVGEGLFNVGFGMLSEDIAREQVDLKEVLDEVLATHPRLAPRFRQARRLGKVQGFGLPLGGGQRPLTGPRTLLCGDAAALIDPLQGHGIDQAIISGLLAAEHARRCCAARDFSPAALQPYAAHVQRRLGRDLARHYWLMRLLARAPWLVEAAFSAARLPALRRWLVRLMG
- a CDS encoding DUF2461 domain-containing protein gives rise to the protein MNTAALLDFLADLALHNDRDWFQARKGTYDGLRRDFEAAVGRWLPELARLDPTLAGLEARRCIFRIYRDVRFSRNKDPYKTHFSAYFAAGGKAGTGPGYYVQIGPNGQTLLAGGLYQPDREQLARIRQEIDYNGASLHALLQAPEFREFFPNGLEGEKLKKAPAGYPTDHPDVELLKHKSFIAAYAIPDATARGLDLDATVPAAFRALQPLCTWLREAVTPGE